GACCGATCGCGCCTCGTCGAGCCGGCCCGCGCTGGTCACCGTCAGCGACGAGGCCGGCCAGGCGCGCTGGGTGGCCGACCAGGTGCTGGCGCAGCGCGAAGAAGGGGCCACCCTGAAGTCGCAGGCGGCGCTGTTCCGCGCGTCGAACCACAGCGCGGCGCTGGAACTCGAGCTCACCCGCCGCAATATCCCGTTCGTGAAATTCGGCGGGCTGCGCTTCCTGGAAGCCGCCCACATCAAAGACGTGCTGTCATTGCTGCGCTGGGCCGAAAATCCGCGCGGGCGGCTGGCCGGATTCCGCGTGGCGCAGCTGCTGCCCGGCATCGGGCCGGCCATCGCCGGGCGCCTGATGGATACGCTGGCCGAAGCCGCCGAGCCGCTGGCGGCGCTGCGCGATTTCAAGCCCGGCGCGGCGGCCAGGGCCGACTGGGACGCTTTTGCGCAAACCTATGCCGCTCTGCGCGCGCCGGGCCTGCAGTGGCCGGCCGACCTGGACCTGGCGCTGCGCTGGTATGCGCCGCAGCTCGAACGCCTGTACGAAGATGCGCGCGTGCGCAAGGCCGACCTCGACCAGCTGGCCCGCATCGCCGCCGGGTACGCCAGCCGCGAGCGCTTCCTGACCGAACTGACGCTGGACCCGCCCGATGCCACCAGCGCCGAATCGGGCCCGCCGCTGCGCGACGAAGACTACATGATCCTGTCCACCATCCATTCGGCCAAGGGCCAGGAATGGAAGGCGGTGTACGTGCTTAACGCGGTCGACGGCTGCATTCCTTCCGACATGAGCACCGGCACGGCCGAGGAAATCGAAGAAGAGCGGCGCCTGCTGTACGTGGCCATGACGCGCGCCAAAGAATGCCTGCAGCTGGTGGTGCCGCAGCGGTTCTACGTGCACCAGCAAACCGGCCTGGGCGACCGCCATGTATACGGGTCGCGCACGCGCTTCATTCCGGATGCCTTGCTGCCGCTGTTCGAAATGCTGCCCCGGCCGCCCGAACTGCCCCATGGCCGTGGCCAGCCGCCGGCCGCGGCGGCGCCGCGCATCGATGTGGCGCAGCGGGTCCGCAAGCTGTTTTCTTAGCCGGGCAGGCCCTTATGTGTCGTCGCGCTCGCGCCGCACGACGCGCACCGCGATGACCGCGCCCACGATCACCATCGCGGCCAGCGCGAACCAGGTGATGGCATAAGACAGATGGCTGTTCCGAAAGTTGACCACCGTCAGGCCCGGCACCGGGGCCACGGCGGGGTCGGGCGCCTGGCCGGGCCCTTTTTCCACGTCGATGAAGTAGGGGGCGACCTCGCCCAGGCCGCGCGCCGCCGCGATGGCGCCGGTATCGCGCGAATACCAGATGTTGCGGGCCGGGTCGTTGTGGCGCAGGAAGCGCAGGTCGGGTTCAGACATGCGCAGCAGGCCGGCCACGCTGATTTCGCCGGCCGGATGGTCGGGGCCGGCCCGCTTGCGCCAGGCCGGCAGCACGAAGCCGCGGTTGACCAGCACTGTGCCGCCGCCGCGCAGCTGCAGCGGCGTCATGACCCAATAGCCGCTGCCGTAGTCGGTGGTGGCCTGCACCAGGGTTTCCTGGTCGTAGCGCGGCGTGCCGGTGGCCTGCACATGGCGGTATTCGTCGCCGCCGCGGCTCAGGGCCGGCCATTGGGCCGGCCCCGGGGCCGGGGTGGCGGGCCGGTGCACGCGCTGGTCGACCTGCGAAATCAGTTCCAGTTTCCAGGCGCGGCGCTGCACCTGCCATACGCCCAGCGAGCAGAATACGGCAAACAGGACGAGCGCCAGCACGGCCAGGAAAACGATCCTGGCGGTGCGGCGCGGCGGCGGGGAAGAATGCGTGGACGGCGGGGAATTCAAGGAATGTTTCGCATGTCGTGCAGCGACATGGGCATCATGTTGTGATCCAGATGGTACATGATCCAGATCGACCCGCTGAGCGCGATGACCACCAGCACCAGCGTGAACACAATGGAAAGCAGGTTCCAGCCGCCTTCGGACTGGAAGTCGACGTGCAGGAAATAGATGACGTGGACCACGATCTGGACAATGGCGATAGCCAGGATCACCAGCCCGGTTACCCGTGAGCTGGAAAAGACATTGGCCATCACAATGAAGAAGGGCACGGCGGTCAGGATGGCCGCCAGGGCGAAGCCCAGCAGATAGCCATGCAGCGAGGCGTGGGCCAGGGGGTCTTCTTCGTGGTCGTGGCCGTTGTTGGCGGTTGCCGGGGTGCTCATGGCAGGACTCCCATCAGGTAGACCACAGTGAATACGCCGATCCAGACCACATCCAGGAAGTGCCAGAACATGGACAGGCACATCAGGCGGCGCTTGTTCGGGATGATCAGGCCGTGCATGCCGATCTGCACCATCAGCACCACCAGCCAGACGATGCCGAACGTGACGTGCAGCCCGTGGGTGCCGACCAGCGTGAAGAACGCCGACAGAAAGGCGCTGCGCTGCGGGCCGGCCCCTTCGGAGATCAGGTGGGTGAACTCATAGATTTCCAGGCCCAGGAAGCCGGCGCCCAGCAGGCCCGTGACCGCCAGCCAGCCCAGCAGCGAGCCGACCCGGCCCTTGCGGCCCTGCAGCAGCGCAAAGCCGTAGGTAATGGAAGAGAGCAGCAGCAGCGAAGTGTTCAGCGCCACCAGCGGCAGGTCGAAGAGATCGGCGCCGGTCGGGCCGCCATTGTAGTTGCGGCCCAGCACGCCGTAGGTGGCGAACAGGCAGGCGAAGATCAGGCAGTCGCTCATCACGTACACCCAGAAGCCCAGCAGGGTGCCGTTCTTTGCGTGATGCTCTTCGGTCAGGTAGAACTGGCGACCGGCGTCGCCCGGCAGGGTAGCGGTGTGTTCAGGCATGGCTGGCCAGCAGTCGGGTGCGATCGGCCTCGCAGCGGGCGACGTCGTCGGCCGGCACGTAGTAATCGCGGTTGTAGTTGAACGTGTGGAAGATCGCGACGCCGATCACGGCGACGAAGCTCAGGATCGCCAGCGGCCACATATGCCAGATCAGCGCGAAGCCCATCACCAGCGAAATGCCCGCCAGCACGATGCCCGCCCAGGTGTTGGCCGGCATGTGGATGGGAATGAAGCCGTCCTGCGGCCGCGTGTGGCCCAGCTGCTTCATCTGCCACCAGGCGTCGCGGTCGTGCACCAGGGGAGTGAAGGCATAGTTGTAGGCCGGCGGAGGCGACGAGGTGGACCATTCCAGCGTGCGGGCGTCCCAGGGGTCGCCGGTGTGGTCGCGCAGTTCCTCGCGCCGCTTGAAGCTGACATACAGCTGGATCAGGAAGCACGCGATGCCGCCGGCGATCAGCAGCGCGCCCAGGGCGGCGAGCTGGAACCAGATCTGCAGCGACGGATCGTCGAAGTGGTTCATGCGCCGCGTAACCCCCAGCAGCCCCAGCACGTACAGCGGCATGAACGCCAGGTAGAAGCCCACCAGCCACAGCCAGAACGACCATTTGCCCCAGTACGAGTCCAGGCGGTAGCCGAAGGCCTTGGGAAACCAGTAAGTAATGCCGGCGAACAGGCCGAACACCACGCCGCCGATGATCACGTTGTGGAAATGCGCGATCAGGAACAGGCTGTTGTGCAGGGCGAAGTCGGCGGGCGGCACCGCCAGCAGCACGCCGGTCATGCCGCCGATCACGAAGGTCACCATGAAGCCCACCGTCCAGAGCATCGGCACCTCGAAGCGGATGCGCCCGCGGAACATCGTGAACAGCCAGTTGAACACCTTGGCCCCGGTGGGGATCGAGATGATCATGGTGGTGATGCCGAAGAACGAATTGACGCTGGCGCCGGACCCCATCGTGAAAAAGTGGTGCAGCCACACCAGGTAGGACAGCACGGTGATCACCACCGTGGCGTACACCATGGACGCGTAGCCGAACAGCCGCTTGCGGCAGAAGGTGGGCACGACTTCAGAAAATATGCCGAAAGCCGGCAGCACCAGGATATAGACCTCGGGGTGGCCCCAGATCCAGATCAGGTTCACGTACATCATGGCGTTGCCGCCGCCGTCGGCCGTGAAGAAGTTCATGCCCAGGTAACGGTCGAGCGCCAGCAGCGCCAGCGCCACCGTCAGCACCGGGAACGACACGACGATCAGGACGTTGGTGCACAGCGCGGTCCAGGTGAAGATCGGCATGCGCATCATGTTCATGCCCGGGGCGCGCATCTTGACGATGGTGACCAGCAGGTTCACGCCCGACAGCAGCGTGCCCACCCCCGCTATCTGCAATGCCCATATGTAATAGTCCACCCCCACGTCCGGACTGTTCAGAATGCCCGACAGCGGTG
This genomic window from Bordetella petrii contains:
- a CDS encoding ATP-dependent helicase, which encodes MSVASDSGPADYLSDLNPAQRAAAEFGVGQPDAPALLVIAGAGSGKTSTLAHRVAHLILNGADPQRMLLLTFSRRAAQEMERRVGMVLRRVMKLHATQQAPALPWAGTFHSIGARLLRDCAGRIGLSDSFTIHDRGDAEDLMGMVRHERGLSATAERFPLKGTCLAIYSRVVNSQAPLADVLKQAFPWCAQWEEALKDLFNAYVQAKQDQQVLDYDDLLLYWSEMMQDEVLAHDIGARFDHVLVDEYQDTNRLQSAILLAMKPDGRGLTVVGDDAQSIYSFRAATVRNILDFPGQFARPAQVITLERNYRSTQPILDASNAVIELAAERYTKNLWTDRASSSRPALVTVSDEAGQARWVADQVLAQREEGATLKSQAALFRASNHSAALELELTRRNIPFVKFGGLRFLEAAHIKDVLSLLRWAENPRGRLAGFRVAQLLPGIGPAIAGRLMDTLAEAAEPLAALRDFKPGAAARADWDAFAQTYAALRAPGLQWPADLDLALRWYAPQLERLYEDARVRKADLDQLARIAAGYASRERFLTELTLDPPDATSAESGPPLRDEDYMILSTIHSAKGQEWKAVYVLNAVDGCIPSDMSTGTAEEIEEERRLLYVAMTRAKECLQLVVPQRFYVHQQTGLGDRHVYGSRTRFIPDALLPLFEMLPRPPELPHGRGQPPAAAAPRIDVAQRVRKLFS
- a CDS encoding SURF1 family protein, which produces MNSPPSTHSSPPPRRTARIVFLAVLALVLFAVFCSLGVWQVQRRAWKLELISQVDQRVHRPATPAPGPAQWPALSRGGDEYRHVQATGTPRYDQETLVQATTDYGSGYWVMTPLQLRGGGTVLVNRGFVLPAWRKRAGPDHPAGEISVAGLLRMSEPDLRFLRHNDPARNIWYSRDTGAIAAARGLGEVAPYFIDVEKGPGQAPDPAVAPVPGLTVVNFRNSHLSYAITWFALAAMVIVGAVIAVRVVRRERDDT
- the cyoD gene encoding cytochrome o ubiquinol oxidase subunit IV: MSTPATANNGHDHEEDPLAHASLHGYLLGFALAAILTAVPFFIVMANVFSSSRVTGLVILAIAIVQIVVHVIYFLHVDFQSEGGWNLLSIVFTLVLVVIALSGSIWIMYHLDHNMMPMSLHDMRNIP
- the cyoC gene encoding cytochrome o ubiquinol oxidase subunit III codes for the protein MPEHTATLPGDAGRQFYLTEEHHAKNGTLLGFWVYVMSDCLIFACLFATYGVLGRNYNGGPTGADLFDLPLVALNTSLLLLSSITYGFALLQGRKGRVGSLLGWLAVTGLLGAGFLGLEIYEFTHLISEGAGPQRSAFLSAFFTLVGTHGLHVTFGIVWLVVLMVQIGMHGLIIPNKRRLMCLSMFWHFLDVVWIGVFTVVYLMGVLP
- the cyoB gene encoding cytochrome o ubiquinol oxidase subunit I, with the translated sequence MPDHPVTDSLLFGRLSWDAIPYHEPILVVTFIGVALGAAAVLGAITYFRLWGYLWREWFTSIDHKKIGIMYVVLGLIMLLRGFADALMMRSQQAIAFGESAGYLPPHHYDQIFTAHGVIMIFFMAMPLVTGLMNYVVPLQIGARDVAFPFLNNFSFWMTVVGAVLVMLSLFVGEFARTGWLAYPPLSGILNSPDVGVDYYIWALQIAGVGTLLSGVNLLVTIVKMRAPGMNMMRMPIFTWTALCTNVLIVVSFPVLTVALALLALDRYLGMNFFTADGGGNAMMYVNLIWIWGHPEVYILVLPAFGIFSEVVPTFCRKRLFGYASMVYATVVITVLSYLVWLHHFFTMGSGASVNSFFGITTMIISIPTGAKVFNWLFTMFRGRIRFEVPMLWTVGFMVTFVIGGMTGVLLAVPPADFALHNSLFLIAHFHNVIIGGVVFGLFAGITYWFPKAFGYRLDSYWGKWSFWLWLVGFYLAFMPLYVLGLLGVTRRMNHFDDPSLQIWFQLAALGALLIAGGIACFLIQLYVSFKRREELRDHTGDPWDARTLEWSTSSPPPAYNYAFTPLVHDRDAWWQMKQLGHTRPQDGFIPIHMPANTWAGIVLAGISLVMGFALIWHMWPLAILSFVAVIGVAIFHTFNYNRDYYVPADDVARCEADRTRLLASHA